A stretch of DNA from Henriciella sp. AS95:
AGCTCCACCATGTCGCGGGCCGTTGACGGATGTAGCGCGGCTTCGTCGTGCCAGATGCGATGGCCCGGCATACGGCCCGACGAGAAGAGCGACAGGCGGCGACGCCAGAGACCGTAATTCCTGAACGACACGATCACATCGGGCGCGATACGCGCCAGCTCCCGCAGCACCAGGTGCGGCCGGCGCATTTGCTGGATCGCCTTGGACAGGATCGCGAAATCGAAGCCATTGTCGGGAAAGACTTCAAGGTCGCTATCGGCGTCTCCCTGAATGACAGACAGGCCGCGCGCCATTGCAGCGCCGGCAAGCTCACCAGACAGCTCCAGACCCCTCGCCCGAACATTCCGTTCAGCGACAAGAAGGGCGAGCAGGTCTCCATTGCCACAGCCAACATCAAGCACGCGTGCGCCTTCCGGCACGCGCTCTGCGATCGCCTTGTGGTCGGCGCGGGACAGGGACGGCTCGGTCATTGAATGCCTCGTTTGACGGCATTGGCGGACAGGAAGCCCGCGAGCGCATCTTCAAAAAGTGGCTCTTCAAGGAAGAACGCATCATGCCCGTTATCGGTCTCGATTTCGAGATAGCTGACTTCGGCCCCAGCCGCCGCGAGGGCGCGGGTGATTTCCCGCGTCGTCGAGGGTGGGTAGTGCCAGTCCGATGAGAAGGAGAACAGGCAAAAGCGGACGGGAGTGTCGACGAAAGCGTCTGCCAGGCGGCCATCATGGCGGGCGGCAAGGTCATAATAGTCCATGGCCCGCGTCACATAGAGATAGGAGTTGGCGTCAAACCGGTCGACGAATGAGTGGCCCTGGTGACGCAGATAGGATTCGACCTGGAAGTCTGCGTCAAAGCTGAAGCTCGTCTTGTCGCGGTCCTGGAGGCCGCGATCGAATTTCCGCTTCAGCGCCTCTTCGGAGACATAGGTGATGTGTGCGGCCATACGCGCAATGGCGAGACCGCGTGACGGCCGCTTGTTCTGCGCGAGGTATTGGCCGCCGCACCAGTCAGGGTCCGCCATGATCGACTGGCGTCCGACCTCATAGAAGGCAATGTTCTGCGCCGAATGGCGGGCGGCGGTTGCAATTGGAATGGCCGTGAAGACACGGTCCGGCGCCTTCTCAGCCCAGTCCAGCACCTGCATGCCGCCCATTGAGCCGCCAATCACAGAGAACAGCGTGTCGATGCCGAGCGCATCGATGAAGGCGATCTGGGCCCGTACCATGTCGCTGATCGTGATCACAGGAAACCGTGTGCCCCAGGGCTTGCCGTCGGGGGCGTCCGATGCAGGTCCGGTCGTGCCCATGCAGCCACCGAGGACATTGGTCGCGATGACATGGAAGCGATTTGTGTCGATTGGCAGGCCGGGGCCGATCATGCGCGTCCACCAGGCGGGTCGCTCGGTAATCGGGTTCGGGGAGGCTGCAAACTGGTCGCCGGTCAGCGCGTGACATATCAGGATGGCGTTCGACTTGTCGGCGTTCAACTCGCCCCAGGTCTCGTAGGCAATGCGCACGTTTTGCAATCGCTCTCCACAATCGAGCGGGAGCGGATCGGGCAGCGTCAGATGGTTCACTTCGCTGATGGCAAGGTTTGACCGGTCGGACATCGCGCCTGAGGTGTCGGCAGCAGTGGGTGAAGTCAAGTCAATTCAGACTGATGGAGATGCGCAATAATCATCTGGAACTTATCGGTGCAGATGCGCAGAACGCATTGGCTGACTTGATTTTCCCTCCGTCTTTGATCACGAGGAGGGCAAGTTGAGGAGC
This window harbors:
- a CDS encoding methionine biosynthesis protein MetW: MTEPSLSRADHKAIAERVPEGARVLDVGCGNGDLLALLVAERNVRARGLELSGELAGAAMARGLSVIQGDADSDLEVFPDNGFDFAILSKAIQQMRRPHLVLRELARIAPDVIVSFRNYGLWRRRLSLFSSGRMPGHRIWHDEAALHPSTARDMVELCGDLGLETVAMAAVRDGKVGGFREAGLSRLNWGADEVILHLHRK
- a CDS encoding homoserine O-acetyltransferase; its protein translation is MSDRSNLAISEVNHLTLPDPLPLDCGERLQNVRIAYETWGELNADKSNAILICHALTGDQFAASPNPITERPAWWTRMIGPGLPIDTNRFHVIATNVLGGCMGTTGPASDAPDGKPWGTRFPVITISDMVRAQIAFIDALGIDTLFSVIGGSMGGMQVLDWAEKAPDRVFTAIPIATAARHSAQNIAFYEVGRQSIMADPDWCGGQYLAQNKRPSRGLAIARMAAHITYVSEEALKRKFDRGLQDRDKTSFSFDADFQVESYLRHQGHSFVDRFDANSYLYVTRAMDYYDLAARHDGRLADAFVDTPVRFCLFSFSSDWHYPPSTTREITRALAAAGAEVSYLEIETDNGHDAFFLEEPLFEDALAGFLSANAVKRGIQ